A portion of the Lolium rigidum isolate FL_2022 chromosome 1, APGP_CSIRO_Lrig_0.1, whole genome shotgun sequence genome contains these proteins:
- the LOC124665378 gene encoding uncharacterized protein LOC124665378 → MSHRKSRKTDAVMKAISTCFGGQQARRRRPCSSQGRHQVVGAARRVARWARSHWPRNVAPPEASSEQPAGATDQRDWSGLPEDLLLAAMASMEVLDVLNSGDVCSSWRAACAQFCRLHLHAKPNPPPCLLHARAADGAAAIYSPSTGATFTCRGGGFAVAGSAHGWVFAVDDATANPFLFNPLTGARTALPPLATLERVKGTSLNLDGTAVYDVDHYRPTSAATAAMGVEPVTARRARDWMFRRVAISAAGVVLLVHMPHGEASYARPGDEQWTSLSSVLASFMACPIIGVVHNNNNGLFYLMCQGGTIFSVDLAGPVPAGRTISYLMRELRPSYKNSYYVVFRGDELLVVTRHLSLSRPRAGEKDVSTTDIVIEKITFELPALARLPGVGDDYALFLGNNEPMCLPVKDYPMLRPNCAYLADDSEQHFPPITRQDAGIWDFSSGRMHKFGSQLLQPWLDERPPIWITPSLY, encoded by the coding sequence ATGTCGCACCGTAAGTCCAGGAAAACCGACGCCGTGATGAAAGCAATTTCTACCTGCTTCGGGGGCCAGCAGGCTCGACGACGGCGGCCTTGCTCGAGTCAGGGTCGCCATCAGGTGGTAGGGGCGGCGCGTCGGGTCGCACGGTGGGCTCGCAGTCACTGGCCACGTAACGTAGCACCACCAGAGGCGTCGAGCGAACAGCCAGCCGGCGCCACCGACCAACGGGACTGGTCGGGGCTGCCAGAGGACCTGCTGCTGGCTGCCATGGCGTCGATGGAGGTCCTCGACGTCCTCAACTCCGGGGACGTCTGCTCCTCCTGGCGCGCTGCGTGCGCCCAGTTCTGTCGCCTCCACCTCCACGCCAAGCCCAACCCGCCTCCCTGCCTGCTGCACGCCCGTGCCGCCGACGGCGCCGCCGCGATCTACTCCCCATCAACCGGCGCCACCTTCACCTGCCGCGGCGGCGGGTTTGCGGTTGCGGGCTCGGCGCACGGGTGGGTGTTCGCCGTTGACGATGCGACGGCCAACCCCTTCCTCTTCAACCCTCTCACGGGCGCCCGGACCGCGCTCCCGCCCCTAGCCACGCTCGAGCGCGTCAAGGGCACCTCCCTGAACCTCGACGGCACTGCcgtgtacgacgtcgaccactatCGTCcgacgagcgccgccaccgctgcGATGGGCGTGGAACCCGTGACCGCAAGGAGGGCGCGAGACTGGATGTTCCGTCGCGtcgccatctccgccgccggcgtcgtcctcctcgtgcACATGCCGCACGGCGAGGCATCGTACGCGCGGCCGGGAGACGAGCAATGGACCTCGCTCTCATCCGTCCTGGCATCCTTCATGGCTTGCCCCATCATCGGCGTcgtccacaacaacaacaacggcctctTCTACCTGATGTGCCAAGGCGGCACCATCTTCTCCGTAGACCTCGCTGGACCGGTGCCGGCGGGGCGAACCATCTCGTACCTGATGAGGGAGTTGCGCCCTAGCTATAAAAACTCCTACTACGTCGTTTTCCGCGGCGACGAACTCCTGGTGGTGACGAGACACCTCTCGCTGTCGAGGCCTCGAGCGGGGGAGAAGGACGTGTCCACGACGGACATTGTGATCGAGAAGATTACTTTTGAGCTGCCAGCGCTGGCCAGGTTGCCTGGCGTCGGGGACGATTACGCCTTGTTCCTTGGCAACAACGAGCCGATGTGCCTTCCGGTGAAGGACTATCCCATGCTGCGGCCCAACTGCGCCTATCTCGCCGACGACAGCGAGCAGCACTTCCCGCCTATCACGCGGCAAGACGCCGGTATATGGGATTTCAGTAGCGGGAGAATGCACAAGTTCGGTAGCCAACTGCTGCAGCCTTGGCTGGATGAGCGACCTCCTATTTGGATCACCCCCTCTCTTTACTAG
- the LOC124665367 gene encoding uncharacterized protein LOC124665367: MFPDDPDARGHAGEREDRALLPPARGGGGGGADGDGDGDAAGAGAGAPPPGCLGFLGSWRRRRSRISSTTGAKDLQEQTGEFPRQQVLKELPLQGAVAEIPAELPKHQRVTTDGTKPEGEAELKELPTDVDCLIISKLMSWTDRCSLESVSHSWRSSTRQCVNPPLPLIVNADFTISNCFANGLRSAPLAMNSRVPHPPGHEVTCLGSLGNWAVFAYDEWNPEGDLALPHSLCYLIHPMKGNDFILPSPCSSDKEAFSGSLQIVDGNGQFTFYQPVKTSSLRLKKVVLSQSSSPADSNIVGLATQRGEQHIVFSTPGMSSWYICSAEFITVGSDVEFLNDKVIILGNNQESIFQIDFGPNMSFFPVLCEVRMCMALELPEIDNTHRQLNLVRSSGGGLLLVSRYFTLNWEELTAVRVFQLDPSNWTWQEIESLGAFSILISLSSSQSISAPGQSDPKADHIYFLDQFCPNFLPGENDNFSYRSQVYSLKDGTVSELLIGRRRGNHRPGFPMWFFPAE; the protein is encoded by the exons ATGTTCCCAGATGACCCGGACGCGAGAGGCCACGCCGGTGAGCGAGAGGACCGTGCCCTGCTCCCACCGGccaggggtggtggtggtggtggtgcggacGGGGACGGTGACGGtgacgcggccggggccggggcgggaGCACCACCGCCCGGATGCCTTGGATTTCTGGGCAGTTGGCGGCGCCGCCGGTCAAGGATCTCTTCGACGACGGGCGCCAAAG ACTTGCAGGAACAGACTGGTGAATTCCCTAGGCAGCAAGTGCTGAAAGAACTACCCCTGCAGGGAGCCGTCGCTGAGATTCCGGCTGAGCTTCCCAAGCACCAGCGAGTGACGACAGATGGTACCAAACCTGAAGGTGAAGCTGAGCTCAAGGAGCTCCCTACTGATGTAGATTGTCTGATTATCTCCAAGCTAATGTCCTGGACCGATAGATGTTCCCTAGAGAGCGTATCCCACAGCTGGCGTAGCTCTACAAGGCAGTGCGTCAACCCACCTCTCCCCTTGATCGTGAATGCTGATTTTACAATCAGCAACTGCTTCGCCAATGGTCTCCGGTCCGCGCCTCTCGCGATGAATTCTCGCGTGCCCCACCCTCCCGGCCATGAGGTGACTTGCTTGGGATCCCTGGGAAACTGGGCTGTGTTTGCTTATGATGAGTGGAACCCTGAGGGAGATCTTGCTTTGCCACACAGCTTGTGTTATCTGATCCATCCCATGAAAGGAAACGACTTCATCTTACCCAGTCCATGCTCTTCTGACAAGGAAGCTTTCTCTGGTTCCCTACAAATTGTAGATGGCAATGGACAATTTACCTTCTACCAACCTGTCAAAACAAGTAGCCTGAGATTGAAAAAAGTTGTCCTGTCTCAGTCATCAAGCCCTGCTGATAGCAACATAGTCGGCCTAGCAACACAGAGGGGAGAGCAGCACATCGTCTTCAGTACACCTGGTATGTCGTCTTGGTATATCTGCTCAGCCGAGTTCATTACTGTTGGAAGCGATGTGGAGTTCCTAAATGACAAGGTGATTATTCTTGGCAACAATCAAGAATCCATCTTCCAAATTGATTTTGGTCCAAATATGAGCTTCTTTCCGGTCCTCTGTGAGGTGAGAATGTGCATGGCCCTGGAGTTGCCTGAAATCGACAACACTCATAGGCAGCTGAACCTTGTCCGATCCAGTGGCGGCGGCTTGTTGCTTGTATCTAGATACTTCACACTCAACTGGGAGGAGCTGACTGCAGTTAGGGTCTTTCAGTTGGATCCTTCAAATTGGACCTGGCAGGAGATTGAGAGCTTGGGAGCATTCAGTATACTGATCAGCCTATCAAGCAGCCAGTCCATCTCTGCACCTGGGCAGAGTGACCCAAAAGCGGACCATATCTACTTCCTTGATCAGTTCTGTCCAAACTTCTTACCAGGTGAAAACGACAACTTCTCGTATCGCTCGCAGGTTTACAGCCTGAAGGATGGGACCGTGAGCGAACTGTTGATTGGAAGACGTCGAGGCAACCACAGACCGGGCTTTCCGATGTGGTTCTTTCCAGCAGAATAG